Within Crassostrea angulata isolate pt1a10 chromosome 2, ASM2561291v2, whole genome shotgun sequence, the genomic segment GTAAAATAACAGACCGATTTCTGTTTCATTGACTACAAATAGTCAAAAGGAAAGGTCGTCCCAAAATAACTCACTGTTACAGAAATACTTCagataaaattgtcaaagatCGCTCTAGTTTATCGCCCACGGTGTTGTAACATCTGTTAAATATGAATACGTAATGGTTCAAGTATATTGCTGGCTTTGTCAACTTATAATTCGTGTGAatactttggttaaaaatatattgaattttttgaattaCTTCAAATGTATTTTGTACGTAAATCCGGTAGGCGATCAAAAGTAATCGTTGCTTAATTAGTTTAATTACCGACATAGCTTACTTTAATATAGAATTGTCTGATTGCAAGTAGATACGTCTTGACACACAAACTTTGTTTTTCCTTTCTCCCAGAACACTGTTTTTGCAATCTTTGGACATTCAATATTTCCAAAGGCTAAAAATTGCCATGGGATAAAGAAACAAAGGATCTAACATTTGACATAGAATGCAGCACATTCATTACTAATGGATGACAGAAACAACCATCTCAAATATGTGAACATATATACATCATGTCTAACTCATAGAACACAATGGCAGGGTTGGTATTTATTCACTGAATACATTCACACCGCGGACAGCCCCGGGAATCTACACGGTATCCGTTCATGCATTGCTTCATACAGTCAAAAATCCCCGGACAAACAAAACTTGCTACCCCGCCGGAAGAACTGGAACTGGCAAAAGGCACAGTAGTCAACGGAACCGGAGACGGAGATGAATCCGGAGGAGGAGCTGTAAACAAAATAGAATATGTTGAATGACGCAATTACATGATTAAATCAATTGCATGTGTGACATTTTttttcgaggggggggggggggtatgtgaCATTTTCATTCTTGCATAGATATCATGATTTTATTACCTTGAGTAAATATATCGATGTCGGCGTTACACACACACAGAGGACATCCGGTCGCGTCTGTTTGATATCCGGTCCTACAGTCTAGTGTACAGAAGAAGTTTGCCAGACAGGCCTTCCCAAGGGGTGGGGCATCAGTCGTCGTAGAAACGCCGTTTACTGTTGTCGTGGAAGGCGTtgtttgtgacgtcactgtcactgtttgattgacaggtgctGCAGTAGTGGTTGACGTAACGTTTTCTGTAACTCCTTTGAGTTTATCATAGTATGCCTTTAGATCTATTGGGAAATAGTTAGCAACCAATGTTActatattcttatatttacaaaaaaatggggAGATGTCAAATACCTGACAATGAAGTTATAGAATTTCATATTAATAACTACCATTTCCACAGGCACATTTTGTGCATCCCTTTTCGTCGACAATTCGCTGGCACCAAGGAGGTGGGGCTGGACACGTATAAGGGGCGGGGTCACAGTCCGTTTGATTGACATTCGGCGTTTTTTGATTGGTCAGTCCTGCAGAAGCTCCCATCATCGGATTCATTTGCCCCATGAATCCCCCCATAGGCGACATACCCCCAGAAAATCCCATCGGTCTCGACATTGGGGAGTTTCCGCTTCCGGACATGGGATTTCCTGAACCAAACATGGAGGCCATTGGATTCACTGGTCCCATTTGACCTATTCAATTTTATAACAGCGAGTTATATTTAGTACTAGAGGaactacataaaaaaattgagaatcatttataaattttacaaaattgcgtatcatattaaaaaatgttaattactgTAATCAGGGTATGTTGGTGTCATATTGTAGTTTTAAATTTACTTGATCGGTGTCAGTATTCAATGAGACATTGGTATTGAATCGCGTTAAAGAACACAAACCCATTCAAAACTTATACAGCAATTGCTTACTTTCTCATGACATGTTATTGTAATTTCAGTAGGAAATAAACGTTTTAACTGTTTTCAAACAAACTCACCGCTGTAGCTAGGAAATCCGGGAAAACCGAACCCGCCATTGTTACCATACATTGAAGTATCAAACGGACTTAGTGCGCCTGCGCTGGCAGTTGCTCTAGAAGATCTGAAACTTCCTAAAATCAAATAAGGAAACGATTTTATCTATTTCCTCTTTTTTCTATCCCTTAATATAAAAGCAGGGTCTAGTTGGAGTGTTTCTTATTTGAGTTGGATTTATGTATGATTCAGTGGCATGACTGTAAGATATTCCTCTATCTCAggtatgcatatttttttttcaagaattgAGTCTCATCAACAATAAGTGATATACATGCtttatattattacttattaggttcgttactgactgtttacagaaatttacagtttgatatgtaaacaaacaaaagataatatataacgATTAAATTCATAGCTTAATTCTCTAATTTTTTACCTTCCTCGTCATTTGTTTACAAGTGCAAACCTCGATGCTATTGTAGGATCATAATATTACGTCACAGGTAAAGAggggtcactctaaatattttggggcttaaaaattaaaggtatggttgaacgtttgtgtaaaaaatcagctaaaataacgttacgtccgccatgttgccgtttaaatttatgaggcaatcacgtgacgcgattcatccaatgacgtcgagacattctagtccgaggcaaaaaaaaaatatctataaactAATTATGCCATTCGGAGAGCCCTTTAAAAAGGGTTAagttgtatatgtatatatatacattatcatAAATGCGTTTCTTTGAATCGAACACTTATAAAGAGacgtatttcttttaaaaataaattactatattttaaattattgtttttttttagttactaagttgataatttaatgttttatcaGAAAATGATAAACCCGTTTACAAAAATACTTTTACCTACTGACTGGTAAATGTAtttatgttgaaaataaattaatgaaataactAAGCAATGCTAGTATTTTAcgagataatattttttcacgATCATTTGGCAATCGCTAAAAACATGGACATTTCGACCTTtcgaaataaaaattttttatcgaaaaaatTCCGTAAATATGACTACACAAACAAAATGATTACATATTTCTGGATTATGTCCTGGGTTCTTAATTTGGTAAAGACCACTTAAATTACTTTTTAGACACTCAAAACTATTAATCTACCATTTATTTGTATGCAAAATTTAACCTTCTTATAAGGTGAAAGTGAGAATAAAAAGTGATACAATCCACTGgccatttattttcaaatagcAGCAGTGTTataatatagatataaatagatcccaagGTCAATGACCCCGGGGCAGTGACGGTGATTACCTAATAGACCACGTGACGGAATCTGTACGATTAACACCAATCCCCCAGGGACCGGCTGTACTAACTCACTCACGTAGAGAATAAGACGTGGCTCTAAGATAAGAGGTACCAGTTCGGGGAACCAGACCGTTCTCTCTAGCTGACAGTGTGTTCACTGGTCGACAACAATCTTTAAGTTAAAAGGATCTTCGTGTTCTTTGAAATAATATCTCATTATGAttgggtacatgtatttttttttactttttatctgaattcctgttttttttaagtacttggcaaatttatacatgttcatgtatgtgaaaaaaggagagaaaaaacaatcatctacattttttaaaaaaagttcacAGTTCCTTATAACTTGTTGCCTTATAACTTGGACAACTAAACACGATCTCGTTCATAAACTCACTGTTACATTCACAAGTTCGGCAGCCATTCAAATCGGTGATGGTCGTACACCAAGGCGCAGGCAAGCATGATACTGAGTCAGATTTACATCGACTTCCATCTGACGCTTGTATCAATTTTTGGAAAAGCATCTGTGCTGAAAAGTTGATTTGcttatgaattgaaataatgttaataacttttttttattaaaataatatttagtaaattttgaACATCCTTTTTTAATAGTGAATGCAGTAAAGACTATTTTCCCATACTGTGCACGTTTGAACAAAAACGATTCCAAAGCATTATTTAGAACATGTGTTACTCTGACATCTATAGATAGATAAAACGCTACTGGCATTGTTGAGTGATTGTGCTGAACTGGCAATGTACTGACACCGTACTTAAAGTTAAGTAGCCCTAGTACTGCACTTGTAAAGTGCTCAATCTGAATTCAGTGTAAACCATCAATCTGCATTGACGAGACCATGCACTGAGTTTAAAAGGTACCTACAATTAACATGCAAAATACTTACAATGAGCTTGATTTGTGAAATCGAAAATGAAAGATACGATACATATTagtgtaaatttcatttttattccaCGTGCACGTCGAAATCTTCACCTGCCAAAAAATCCGAAAATTTGGATCATACATGGATTTGAATTTATCGATACACATTATTGAATGATAGACAAAATCTATCAGTTAATTACATACCGTACTTCCGGTTAATCCCTCGACGAACTGGAATTTCAAGGCCATGCCTTTTGTTGATAGATACCTGTATGAGTTGACATTGCCAAAAGTCGAGCGCACCTGCTATTGACCACGATAGGATATACTTAATGGTTTggagggagggaggggggggggggggtcagcgAGGGTAATGACCATTGGTCATTGGAAGATAAGTACTTATAGTGTATTATGACTAGTAAGTAGGATAAGATGATCTAATTTTCGATATCGGCATGTTTATGCAAAGAACTTTTCCATCAACACCATCAACATTTGCAATTTTACAACACTAGGaaggagaggggggggggggggggtagaatgCCAAAACCCATAAATGATCTACTTGATTATTcctattatttatttatctgtGAGAGACCGATACGATGTAACTGTAAACGTTGGATGTGTAATTTAGTTTTGATCATACTGTACCTTGttagaaaattattttgaaacttTCTTTATTCACGTTTACATCACAAAGACATGTATCATTCAgttaatacccccccccccctctctctctctctctctctctctctctctctctctctctctctctctctctctctctctctctctctctctctcagcattTCAACACAGGTCCCCTCTTCATCTAAAAAAACAGCATGTTGAgtttagataaaaatatattcatgcgTTACTAGTTTGTTGAATTCATTGAATTGATACTATAAAATTATCGAAAAGATTCTAGAATTGTTGATAGGTTTTAGGAACTAAATTGTTACAAATAAGTTATATGTTAAATAGATGTACGATCTTAACATTTTTgagtttataaaataataattgtaaatgCAATTTGAACATATTGCAAttccataaattaaaaaaaagtaagattAAGTTATTTGATAGATCCCTTATTCTTTTTACACATTATTTTGGCTATAGCAGATCTTAATTGGTAGATACCCCCACTCCAACCCCCCACAcgtaatttatataatataaattattatattttaattaatgataatGGTCTGATATATTCATACACTAACAAAGTCAAcgagttttattttgtttgtgtttttttccACATGTCATTTAATCGAATTCCAAACATTTGTAGCATGCTAATGCAAAGTCCCTATATAcagcttgtacaaaaaaaaagttagaaaATAATGGATTGTCGTGAAAAAGCATTGTTTGAACTGGAACACACCTGTTGAATACTCCACTGCAGGTAAAGTCTAAATCTACgctttacctttttttttaaacgagaGCTTTCTGTGGCATTAGGACAGTGACGTCACAGAGAATTTTAAATGAAGATGGATGACAGCAGACAAAACGAGACCTGTATTTTAACTTCCCGAAAACGACATTCAATATGTGGACGTATTCATTTGGACAGAATGTTTTTCTACTCTTTGGTAAGATTTTTCActcttaatttgaaaaatatcagaATTAAGATATTATCTGAATACGGCAGctttctgtacatgtatttatattacgTTAAATCTATCGAAATCACttaatatttataacatttataacGACGTGTGTCATGTTTActtgttgtattttttatttacatgaatatataaaacaagttACAACAACACTAAGCAACACATATCACTGACGCATTAGTATGTAAGGATTCCTAAGAGATAACAAAACTGTATCAATTTAtaattagtttgtttatattatttttatagacttATTATTCATTTCATACTCAGTGGACTAACAATGACCAATGCACATTTATAACgagtaaaatcattattaaaaaattaaaactttaattttgtgatgaacttgataaaacatttataatttgatttatagTTCATGCGtaattttatatatcaattgtttactttttaaacaaaaaaacgttgtttttttaatcaaagtattttttttcaaagctttTTCCATTTATCACGTGACATCTCAGAACACGGAAATATCTCCTTCCGATCAAACATTTAATGGCGGATCTCGGAGGAGCGCTAGCGGTACGGAACAAATTTCATCTCGCAGAGTTCCGATATGGGTCAGATCTAGGCTTGTAACCAACCCAGCCAACCCGACCGTGCAACCCAGAACAACGAACACACGTGTTCGAACACGTGATTTAGTGTGGAACCCGGCTAACGGTTTCGTGAGCTTTGCTCGACAAACCGGAAATAACCGTTTACAGTCAAACGCTCTGACGGGGGATACCTCAGACGGCGGGGCTATTGACCCGAGTCAGATTACAAACTTCAGAGTAAATTCGGGTTTTCAGAATTTTCCGGAAAATAAAggtgatacaaacagtttacgACAAACTGAATCTCAACGTAATTTTAAGGGTGATGGTAACAACAGATTTAGCTGGAGAACTTCTAATGATAACAATTGGCCGAGCTGGAGAActgttcaaacaaatcaagatcAAAATTCCCGTTTTGAAACAAACGCTGAAAGAATTAATCGCATAGAAGCAGAGAAGAGACGGATTAGGGAAGAGAATATCCGCAAAAAATACAGAAACAACGCCTTTCTAAACACTCGAGGCCTGGTGTCCGGCATCCGTCTCCCGACAAGATGGCAGAAAACATCACGTGACTCGAGTTTCTCTACCAATCGAAACCGTGAATTAACGTCTCCAGGAACTGATGCATCCAATCAAAATAGAGGACTTGCGTTTTCTAGACGAGCTATTGAGCGTCCAGTAGTAAATTTGAATGATGAACAGACAACAGACATTGTTGACCGTCAAGCGGCACGTGATCAGTTGAGACAAGTATCTGTGTCAAGGTCATCGGGAGCTAACAGATATCTGAAGTCTCTATTGTATAACGTACTCAGAAGAGTCAACAGTAATTGATTGTTCCAAATATCGATATTGAGCTAATGACGCTTATCTTTCGTATTTCtggtttcattttcttttattcaacTAATTGCACTTCGTTTCTTGTTTCCTTGTAATCCATCAGTTTAATAGTAGTTGatttttttgtctgtaattaagaACATGTTGATACATAAATGCATATCAAATAAAAGAGTTACTAGAAATGATAACAAGTTTATCCGGTGgtacattaaaaaatgaaacagcaTCTTGCTTGTTTTGCTAttccacaaaaaaataaaaatgtgagaatgaatttaaaaaaacaccatAAAGTAGTAAAACATCACAATATTATTCATTACCAGTGTATTTATATTAGTATGTGGCAGtggacatttttctttttaaaaaaattccaaggGATGCGTGTTTTCGATCGGAACTCTGTAACAAGAATAATTTAtaagttcccattcagcacagtTGGTTTTAATCTACtccttataattatatatatatatatatatatatatatatatatatatatatatatatatatatatatatatatatatatatatatatatatatgccctATCACCAATTTCACCATAGAATAATCTGTCAGAACTTTTtacattgtgttttttttaaatcctatcatatttcgaccatttttcataatttctcaGCTTTTCAGCTCTACAAGGGACAGTATTATGTGCATTTCGCCTCTTTGTAAGAAACTTTACTATAACTTATCCACCTACTTTTCATGTTGTTTTCCCTCCCGTTTGTAGCTTTCGTTTTCAATATGTAAGGTCAGCACAACAATTATGACCACATTACTTAtcataaacataaacaataaaatacttaatTTTATGATTCATGCGGAACATAGCAGAAAAAATACGGTATAACGGGTAATTTTCACTGCCAtgattttttacgaatttgCCATAAAATAgggtgatttgaatttttacgcgtAATTTATTTACGAATTGGACatgtccgtaaaaattaaaatcatctgtgGTAAAATGTGGAAATTTTCAGTCACCGTGACTTTGTTACAGTTAACACACATACAAATCAGAAAATCGTTTTTCTGTTAACGATTCCTTATATTTATGATTGTGTTTATACATTGATCTTTATTTCATATGTGATATACACTTTACTTATTCCAATTTATCTGGATATCATCATTGCTGTATACCATGTGCTCGTCTCAGTTCGATTTAccgggaaaaaaagaaagacaactccaattccaaaaaaaaaaatctctctctctctttctttctctcccaACTAAAAAAGACAACTAGCTACTAACGTGGCATTATacgtagtttaaaaaaatactcaaGACTGAATAGAAAGATCTGAACTGTTATCACCACGTGACCAAAAACGCTcaaatatacctacatgtacagccgTCAGGGACTGAGCTGAAGGACATGAACATTACTCTCATACGTACGATGTAGAAAATTTACGTGCGGTGTTTTTTTTACTTCCGTGAAAATTTACGggtttaatttttacggatttataaaactcgtaaaaaatacccgttatacggtattctgcaatgatcgttaccttcataacccacatgaatcatcaaagaaagcatttcatcgtttatatatttacatctgtcctccaacaaataaataaattgtacaaAGTAACTTTAGTGTAATCAACTAAACTACGTTAGTacgttacatgtattcaaagCAGCCAAATCGCCTCctatatgggaatttgagtctgacatcatcatgatcattAGTCTGCTTtaggtttcgaccaattgaTAAAAGGTGCGTGTATATTTCACTAATTCAAACAGCACTTTTACTCTTTCAAgtacagatttaaaaaaaaaaatcaaggacaaaatttaaaaaaaagatttatttggGTATCTTATCCGGAACTGTCGCTTGATGCCTATACAATGTATATGGAGGTCTTCAATTACACACACcggtaaaaatatatagatatcgaACCGATAAAAAAACAATCTTAAAAAAATCGGACATATATTACAggtttattatacatatattacatggcttcgagggtgacataccagaatatttgccccgaggtgacaggaaagccctggagtcttatgtcgcccgatgccgaaggcagagggcgacataacactccagggctttcctagctgtcaccgagggacaaatattctggtTTTGTCGCCCGAGAAGACgtgtaatatatgttatataacattttttagaataaacatctttttaagaatatatttacctctttaacatatgtatcTTAATTATTTGTGAATCTTCATACCTCACAAATGTTCTCGTAAAATGTCGATCGATGCTTTCAAAAAGAATATTATAAgatataattattcaaatt encodes:
- the LOC128172226 gene encoding uncharacterized protein LOC128172226 codes for the protein MKFTLICIVSFIFDFTNQAHSQMLFQKLIQASDGSRCKSDSVSCLPAPWCTTITDLNGCRTCECNRSFRSSRATASAGALSPFDTSMYGNNGGFGFPGFPSYSGQMGPVNPMASMFGSGNPMSGSGNSPMSRPMGFSGGMSPMGGFMGQMNPMMGASAGLTNQKTPNVNQTDCDPAPYTCPAPPPWCQRIVDEKGCTKCACGNDLKAYYDKLKGVTENVTSTTTAAPVNQTVTVTSQTTPSTTTVNGVSTTTDAPPLGKACLANFFCTLDCRTGYQTDATGCPLCVCNADIDIFTQAPPPDSSPSPVPLTTVPFASSSSSGGVASFVCPGIFDCMKQCMNGYRVDSRGCPRCECIQ
- the LOC128172232 gene encoding uncharacterized protein LOC128172232 translates to MWTYSFGQNVFLLFAFSIYHVTSQNTEISPSDQTFNGGSRRSASGTEQISSRRVPIWVRSRLVTNPANPTVQPRTTNTRVRTRDLVWNPANGFVSFARQTGNNRLQSNALTGDTSDGGAIDPSQITNFRVNSGFQNFPENKGDTNSLRQTESQRNFKGDGNNRFSWRTSNDNNWPSWRTVQTNQDQNSRFETNAERINRIEAEKRRIREENIRKKYRNNAFLNTRGLVSGIRLPTRWQKTSRDSSFSTNRNRELTSPGTDASNQNRGLAFSRRAIERPVVNLNDEQTTDIVDRQAARDQLRQVSVSRSSGANRYLKSLLYNVLRRVNSN